The sequence GCTGTCGTAGGCGTGGCCGGTGGCCATCAGCAGGGCGCCGAGGTTGGCGTAGCCGATGCCGAGCTGGCGGAACGCGCGGGTGGTCTCGCCGATCTTCTCGGTGGGGAAGTCGGCGAAGCAGATGGAGATGTCCATCGCGGTGATGACCAGCTCGACGACCTTGGCGAAGCTCCCGGCGTCGAACGAGTCGTCGTCGCGGAGGAACTTCATCAGGTTGAGCGAGGCGAGGTTGCAGCTGGAGTTGTCCAGGTGCATGTACTCGGAGCAGGGGTTGGACGCGTTGATCCGGCCGGACTCCGGGCAGGTGTGCCACTGGTTGATGGTGGAGTCGTACTGGATGCCGGGGTCGGCGCAGGCCCAGGCGGCCTCGGCCATCTTGCGGAAGAGCTTCTTCGCGTCGACGGTCTCGATGACCTCGCCGGTCATCCGGGCGCGCAGGCCGAATCCGGTGCCGTTCTCGACGGCGGTCATGAATTCGTCGTTGACGCGGACGGAGTTGTTGGCGTTCTGGTACTGGACGGAGGCGATGTCGTCGCCGCCGAGGTCCATGTCGAAGCCCGCGTCGCGCAGGGCGCGGATCTTCTCCTCCTCCTTCACCTTGGTCTCGATGAAGGCCTCGACGTCCGGGTGGTCGACGTCGAGCACGACCATCTTGGCCGCGCGGCGGGTGGCGCCACCGGACTTGATGGTGCCGGCGGAGGCGTCGGCGCCGCGCATGAAGGAGACCGGGCCGGAGGCGTTGCCGCCGGAGGAGAGCAGCTCCTTGGAGGACCGGATCCGGGAGAGGTTGAGGCCGGCGCCGGAGCCGCCCTTGAAGATCATGCCCTCTTCCTTGTACCAGTCGAGGATCGACTCCATGGAGTCGTCGACGGACAGGATGAAGCAGGCCGAGACCTGCTGGGGCTGCTTGGTGCCGACGTTGAACCAGACCGGCGAGTTGAAGCTGAACACCTGGTGGAGGAGGGCGTGGGTCAGCTCGTGCTCGAAGACCTCGGCGTCGTCCGGGGTGGCGAAGTAGCCGTTCTTCTCGCCGGCGGCGCGGTAGGTGAGCACCACGCGGTCGATGATCTGCTTGAGGCTCCACTCGCGCTGCGGGGTACCGAGGGCGCCGCGGAAGTACTTGGAGGTGACGATGTTGACCGCGTTGACCGACCAGAAGTCGGGGAACTCGACGCCGTGCTGCTCGAAGTTGATCGAGCCGTCACGCCAGTTGGTCATGACGACGTCGCGCCGCTCCCAGCGGACCTTGTCGTACGGGTGCACGCCAGGGGTGGTGTAGATGCGCTCGATCCGCAGGCCGCCCTTGGGAGCCTTGCCGGCACCCTTGCCCGCGGTCCGGTCGGACTTCGACCCGCGTGCGGAACCGCTCGTGGTGTCTGTCACTTCTGTTCCTCCTCCTGGTTGGGCAAACGCCCGAAGTGCACCGAAAAGTCCGGGCACGGCTGGTTCGCTCTTCCGGTGTGCGGCAGGCAGGGATCTTCACCCACCGCGCACGTTTTGTCATGGTCTGTGCGCCGTTTTCGGGCACACGTCGGCCCCGGGGGACCGAAGGAGTTGCGCCGACCCCGGAAAGGGGCCGGGCCGGCTAGGGCGCGGCGGCGGCGACGGGCACGCAGGCGCCGTCGGCCTCGGTGGCGGGCTGCTCGGCGCGGAGCTCCGCGATGGCGGCCTCGAAGTCTTCCAGTCCGTCGTACGCCTGGTAGACGCTGGCGAAGCGCAGGAACGCGACGACGTCGAGTTCCTTGAGCGGGCCGAGTATGGCGAGCCCGACGTCGTGGGTGGTGAGCTCGGCGTTGCCGGTGGCCCGCACGCACTCCTCGACCCGCTGGCCGAGCTGGGCGAGGGCGTCCTCGGTGACCGGGCGGCCCTGGCAGGCCTTGCGGACTCCGGAGATGACCTTCTCCCGGGAGAACGGCTCGGTGACGCCGCTGCGCTTGATGACCATCAGGGCTGCCGTCTCCACCGTGGTGAATCGGCGACCGCAGTCCGGGCACTGCCGGCGGCGGCGGATGCAGCTGCCGTCCTCGGTGGTCCGGCTGTCGACGACGCGGCTGTCGGAGTGCCGGCAGAAGGGGCAGTGCACCTGAGGATCCCTCCTTGGCAGGACGTGCGGACTTGGTCGAGTCTATGCGATCCCAGGGCCCTGCGAGCAACCCGATCTTGAGGCCTCGACCACAAGTACTGGGCCACGGAGAGGACTGTAGCCACTACATCTAGGTTTCGGAGCGAAGGAGGGGTGCTGGCGTGTCGCCGCGCGCGATACCCTCGGAGCCGATTTCCGATCGAACATTTAATCGATGTACAACAAAGCCTTGATCGAGTCAGCCAACTCCCGAATAATTCACTCGAACGTGTGTTTGGCGCAACCTTTCGATACGAGGTGCGTTGGGCTGGAAAAAGGAGAGGACAGCCGTCGAGAGGGGCAGCCGTGAACGCCGTCGAAAGCAACACCATCCCGGTGCAGGATCACTCCCAGCTCAAGGTGGGGCAGCGCACCACGAATCAGCAGAGCGTGGACATCAGCATGGACCGCAGCGAGGACCATCGCCCCCTGGGCCCGGGCATTTCCGGGGTCGGGCGTGTTCCGGACCAGCCCATCGAACACTCCCCCGCCCTGGACGACGCCCACCCGGCGCCGACCCGTTCCGCGCCGGGCCGCCCGCCCGGGATCCGGACCGACGAGGCCGGCCTCACCGAGCGCCAGCGCCGGGTGATCGAGGTCATCAGGGACTCCGTGCAGCGCCGGGGCTACCCGCCGTCCATGCGCGAGATCGGCCAGGCCGTCGGCCTGTCCAGCACCTCCTCGGTGGCCCATCAGCTGATGGCCCTGGAGCGCAAGGGCTTCCTGCGGCGGGACCCGCACCGCCCGCGCGCCTACGAGGTCCGCGGCGTCGAGGTGGCCCGGCCGAACACCGCAGAGACGGCCGGCCGCCCGTCCACCTCCTACGTGCCGCTGGTCGGCCGGATCGCCGCCGGTGGGCCGATCCTGGCCGAGCAGACCGTCGAGGACGTCTTCCCGCTGCCGCGGCAACTGGTCGGCGAGGGCGAACTGTTCGCGCTCACCGTGCGCGGTGACTCGATGATCGAGGCGGCCATCTGCGACGGCGACTGGGTCACCGTCCGCCGCCAGCCGGTCGCCGAGAACGGCGACATCGTGGCCGCGATGATCGACGGCGAGGCCACCGTCAAGCGCCTCAAGCGCGAGGACGGCCGGATCTGGCTGATGCCGCACAACCCCGCGTACGAGCCGATCAACGGCGACAACGCGACCATCCTGGGCAAGGTCGTGGCCGTCCTCCGCCGGCTCTGACCGCACCGGCTCCGCCGTACCGGAAGAAGCCGGAACCCTCGGAACCACCCGGAACCAGCCGGACGGAGCCGGAAGCACCCGGCGTCCACGAGCCGCCGCCCCGCCCGGACCCACAGGAAGGGGCTCCCCGCACACCTCGCGTGGAGCCCCTCCGGCCTGTCCCGACCTGTCCCGGCCCGTCGGCCCGGATCAGCCCCGCTTCGGCACCGGCCGGACCGGCGCCGCCGATTCGTCGATCGCCGCCAGCGAGCGGCGCACCTGGTTGCGGTCCGTGGTGTACCAGAACTCCGGCATCGAGGACCGGAAGAAGCCGCCGTACCGCTTGGTCTCCACCCGCGGGTCGAGCACCGCCACCACGCCCCGGTCCTCGGCCGCACGCACCAGCCGCCCCGCACCCTGCGCCATCAGCAACGCCGCATGGGTGGCCGCGACGGCCATGAAGCCGTTCCCGCCGCGCTGTTCGACGTCCTTCTGCCGGGCGCTCATCAGCGGGTCGTCCGGCCTCGGGAACGGGATCCGGTCCATCACCACCAGCTGGCAGGCCGAACCGGGCACGTCCACGCCCTGCCAGAGCGACAGGGTGCCGAACAGGCAGGTGCTCGCGTCCGAGGCGAACTCACGGATCAACTCGCCCAGGGTGTCCTCGCCCTGAAGCAGGATCCGCTGGTCCAGCCGCTCCCGCATCGCCTCGGCGGCCGTCTGCGCCCCCCGCATCGAGGAGAACAGCCCCAGCGTCCGCCCGCCGGCCGCACCGATCAGATCGGCCAACTCGTCCAGCATGTCCGGCCGTTCGGGATCGCGCCCGGGATCGGCCAGATGCCTGGCGACATAGAGGATGCCCTGCTTGGAGTACTTGAACGGCGAGCCGACATCGATCCCCCGCCAGTGCGGCACCGGCTCGTCGCCCATGCCCTCGCCCGCCGCCTCCGGGTTGTCGCCGGGCGTGCGGACGTCCGGCAGCCGGGCGTCGGACGGCAGGCCCACCGAGGCGGCCACGCCGGTGAAGTCCCCGCCGAGCTTGAGGGTGGCCGAGGTGAGCACCACCGCGCGCTCCTTGTACAGGCCCTCCCGCAGCAGCCCGGAGACGCTCAGCGGGGCGACCCGCAGCGAGGCGGTGCCCAGCCCGTAGCGGTCGCTGCGCTCGATCCAGACCACGTCGTACTCGGAGTCCTGGAGCAGCCGGTCGGCGGTCTCGTGCAGGGACTCCGCGGCGGCCATCGCCTGCTTGCGCACGGCGTCCTCGTCGCTGAGCCCCTTGTCCCTGGTCTCGCCGAGCGAGGTGATCACCTGCCGGGAGGCGTCCCGGATCGCCGTCACGGCGTAGGCGAGGTACTCGGGCAGCTCCTCCACCCGGCCGGGCTGGGCGGTCTCCATCAGGCCGTGGTAGTTCTCGGCGGCGGCCTGCAGCGCGTCCACGGCCTTCTCGTTGGCGAGCCGGGCGGCCCGCTTGACCGTCCGGTTCACCGCGCCGACGGTCAGCTCGGCGGTGGCCGCCCCGGTGACCCGGTTGACCAGCTCGTGCGCCTCGTCGATGATCAGCAGCCCGTGCTCGGGCAGCACCGGAGCACCCTCGATCGCGTCGATCGCGAGCATCGCGTGGTTGGTGACGACGACGTCGGCGAGCTTGGCCCGCTCCCGGGCCTTCTCCGCGAAGCACTCCTGGCCGTACGCGCAGCGGGTCGCGCCCAGGCACTCCTTGGAGGTGACCGCGAGCTGGGCCCAGGCCCGGTCGGAGACGCCGGGGGTCATGTCGTCCCGGTCGCCGGTCTCCGTCTCGTCCGCCCAGTCGCGCAGCCGGAGCACCTCCTTGCCGAGCTTGCCGGCCGGCCCGCCCAGCGCCTCGACCGGGTCGAACAGGCCCTCGCCCTCGTCACTCGGGGTGCCCTCGTTGGCCCGGTGCAGGCACAGGTAGTTGGAGCGGCCCTTGAGCATCGCGAACAGCGGACGGCGCCGCAGCACCGGGTGCAGCGCCTCCACGGTGCGCGGAAGGTCCCGCTCGACCAGCTGGCGCTGGAGCGCCAGGGTCGCGGTGGCGACCACCACGCGGTCCCCGTGGGCGAGCGCCGGCACCAGGTAGGCGAGGGACTTGCCGGTACCGGTGCCGGCCTGCACCAACAGGTGCTCGCCGTGGTCGACGGCGTCCGCGACGGCCTCGGCCATCCGGAGCTGTCCGGGGCGCTCGACGCCGCCGACGGAGGCCACCGCGGCGTGCAGCAGCTCGGGGACACGGGCGCGGGGGACGGCCTCCGCCGGGGCGTCCGCGACGCTCCCGGCCTCGTCGGCGTCCTCGGCGGGGAGCTGGGATTCGGAGTCGTTCGTCATGACCCACCCAGCCTACGGGGCAGGGGTGACAATCCGGTCCCGTCGGCGGGGCACCCGGCCCGTACCGTCCGCGGCGAGCGGGTTGGGCACGGTGCCGTGCCGGGCGGCGTGCGGCCGGTGCGGGCGGTCGCCGTAGCCGTCCAGCAGCAGCCGGTTGCGGTTCAGGCAGAGCCGGTCGATCCGGGGCCGGAACAGGTCGAACAGCGCGAACCGTTCGGCCAGTTCCGGGAAGCGCCCCTGGTAGCGGTGGATCTCGGCGCGCAGCAGCGCCCAGAACTCCGCCTCGGCGAGGCCGGTCCCGGCCTCCAGCAGCGGTGCCAGATAGCGGTACACGCCGATGAACAGCCCGGAGTGCAGGAACTGGCACAGGCCCTGCGGGTCCTCGCGCAGCAGCACCGCGTCCACCTCGGCGGGCAGGTCGCGCAGTTCCGGCAGGTCCTGGTCGCTGAGGTTGACGTCGTCGACGAAGTCCTTGACCGCCAGCCGGACCGGCACGTCCCGCTCGTCGAAGACCAGGACGGCGTTCTCACCGTGCGGGGAGAACACCAGCCCGTAGCGGTAGAGGAAGTGCAGCAGCGGCGGCAGCATCGCGGCGAACAGCCGGCCGGTCCACTCGGCGGGGGCGAGCCCGGAGCGGGCGACCAGTTCGGCGGCCAGCGGCCGTCCGTCGCGTCCGGTCTGGAGCAGGGCGGCCAGGGTGCGGCCGCGCTCGCCGGGCGCCAGGGCCGGGCCGAGCGGCTCCCGCCAGATCGCGCCGAGCAACTCCTTGTACTGGTAGGGGGCCTCGGGCAGGTCGCGGTAGACCGGGTGGTCGACGGTGACCGAGGCGATCTCGCCGAGCAGCACCACCCGGCACTCCTCGCGCAGGAAGGGGTCGGCGTCGCGCAGCCCGTGGATCCAGGCGGTGACGGCGGGCGCGGCGAGGGTGCGTTCGGTGGGCAGGCCGCGCCAGACCAGGGTGTTGAGGACGGCCAGCGGCAGTTTGACGGTGCAGCGCTCGGGGTGGCTCTCGTTGAAGAACGAGCGGATCGACTGCTGGGGCAGCCGCAGGTCGCCGTCGGTGCCGAGCGGCACGATCTCGCCGGAGGCGATCCACGGGGCGAACAGCGGCACCACGGTCTCGTCCCACTGCCACGGGTGCACCGGCAGCAGCAGGTAGTCGTCGGCGGCGGCGCCGAGCGGGGCACGGAGCGCGGCCGGGTCGTCGAGCTCCCGGCGGTACAGCAGCTCGGCGTCGGCGAGGCCGGCCACGCCCCGGTACTCGGCGAGCCGGCGGTGCACCGCGATCCAGGGCAGCGGGCGCGGGGTGCGGGCCTCGGGGGCCCAGCGCGCGGCGTCGGCGGCGGAGAAGCCGATCCGGCCCTTGTTGGGGACGATCCACGGGTGGCCGCCCTGCCGGCCCTCCAGCTCGGTGTGGCCGAGGTCGGCGAGTTCGGCGGCGGTCAGGCCGGTGGCCAGCAGGTGGGCGTCGGCGATCAGGGTCGCGGTGAGCTCGCGCAGCAGGTGGCCGGTGGTGTCGCCGCGCAGCCCGAGGACGTGCCGGGCGTGGACCAGGAAGCGCAGCGGGTCGAGGCCCGCCGGGTCGTCGCAGTGGACGGATCCGGGGTCGACGAGCCAGCTCCCGTAGGCGCCGCGCCGGGCGGTGAAGCGGTACTCGGCCCCGGGCAGGGCGAGCGTCCAGCCGTCCGGTTCCCCGGTCCCGGTCGGGGCGAGGAGTTCCTCGTAGGCGAACTCGCCGAGCATCTTGGCGAGCAGCGCGCGGCCGGCCCGCTGCCAATGGCCGGCGGTGAGCTGCGGCGGCAGGTACAGCGGCGGTTCAGCGGCCGGCGGTTGCGGCACGGGTCGGCTCCTGGGGTCGGGGGAGGCTGGAAGCGGGAAGGGAGGAGGCGGGGGCGGCCTCGGCGGCCGGACGGGCCCCCGCGGTCGTCGGGGCGGGCGGCGCGGAGGCCGGGGCGGGCGGCGCGGGCGGCGCGAAGCCGGTCCAGGCGGTGCGCCGGGGCAGCCGGTGGACGGTCCGCCCGGTGACGGCGTTGAGGATCACCGCGGCCCGGTGGGCGCCGAGCCCCAGGTCGGGAGTGCCCACCCCGTGGGTGTGCAGCTCGCCGTTCTGCACGTACAGCCCGCCGGTGACCTCCGGTCGGGTGGCCACCCGGTGGTCGAGGTCGACCCGGTAGCGGCCGGCCGGGTCGCGGTCGATCAGGTGGGCGAGCGGTTCCAGGGCGGCCGGTCCGGCCGCCCGGTAACCGGTGGCGAGCACCACGGCGTCGGTGCGCACCAGGTGCGCGGTACCGGAGTCGGTGTGCCGGCAGTCGAGTTCGAGCCCGCCGCAGGGGCCGGGCCGCGCCTCGGTGACCTCGGTGCCGGGCGTGATCTCGACCGGCGCCGCGCCGACCGGCCGGCCGACGGTGCGTTCGTACAGCTGGTCGTGGATCTCGGCGAGGGTCTCGGCGGAGGCGGCCTTGTGGAGCTGCCACTGGGCCTCGACCAGGTGGTCGCGGACGGCTCCGGGCAGGCCGTGGAAGTACCGGGTGTAGTCGGGGGTGAAGTGCTCCAGGCCGAGTTTGGAGTACTCCATCGGCGCGAGCGCCCGGGTGCGGGTGAGCCAGCGCAGTCGCACGCCGTCGCCGTCGTGGCGGCGCAGCAGGTCGAGGAAGATCTCGGCGCCGGACTGCCCGCTGCCGACCACGGTGACGTCCCGGGCACCGGCCAGTCCGTCGCGCCGGTCGAGGTAGTCGGCGGAGTGGAAGACGCCCGGGTGGCCGTCGAGCGCGGCGAAGGCCGCGGGGCGGACGGGCAGGGTGCCGACGCCGAGCACGACGTTGCGCGCCTCGACGGTGTGCTCCCGGCCGGTGGCGGGTTCGCGCAGCTCGGCGCGGTAGCGGTCGCCGGTCCAGTGCAGGGCAGTGACCTCGGTGCCGAAGCGGCAGTTGGCGAGCCGTTCGGCGGCCCAGCGGCAGTAGTGGTCGTACTCGCGGCGGGTGAGCTGGAAGCGCTCGGTGAAGTAGAACGGGAACAGCCGCTCCTCCTCCCGCAGGTGGTTGAGGAAGGACCAGGGGCTGGTCGGGTCGACCAGGGACACCAGGTCGGCGAGGAACGGCACCTGCATCCGCGCGCCGTCGACGAGCATCCCGGGGTGCCAGCGGAACTCCGGGCGCCGGTCGCAGAAGAGGGTGCGCAGCCCGGGGACGGGCTCGGCGAGCGCGGCGAGCGAGAGGTTGAAGGGGCCGATGCCGATGCCGAGCAGGTCGTACGGTCCGGACGGGGAGGCTGGGGTGTCCATGAGTCGGGTGCTGTCCTAGGCGGGGTGCGGGGTGCGGTCGCGGATCATCAGGGCGGCCCGCTTGTCGGGCAGGTCGAGTTCGGCGGCGAGCCGGAAGCCGGCCCGCCGGAAGGCGCGGACGGAACGCCGGTTGCGGACGTCCGGCTCGGCGACCACCCGTTCGCAGCGCGGGCGCTCGCGCAGCACCCGGTCGGCCAGGGCCGCGAGCAGGGCGGTGCCGAGGCCCCGGCCGCGGCTGGCGGCGGGCCCGAGCAGCAGGTGCAGTCCGGCGTCGTGCGGCCGGGCCGGGTAGTGCGCGGCGAGCGGGTCGAGGTCGGCGCGGTAGACCTCCCAGTAGCTCATCGGGGTGTCGTCGAGCAGTCCTAGGCAGGGCAGGCTGCTGCCGTCGCCGTCGAGCTGGCGGCGCAGGTGCCGTTCGGTCACGGCGGACGGGCCGGCGAGTTCCCAGAACGCGGCCACGTCGGGGTCGTTCATCCAGCGGGTGAGCAGGCCGAGGTCGGCAGGGAGCCGGACCCGGCGGAGCCGGAACTCCCCGGCGACGGTGGTCATCGCGCCCCATCCGGCGGGATCGTCCGCCGCGCGGCCGGTGCCGGCCGTCCCGGCCGCCGGCCCGCTCACGCGCCCGCCACCGGGTTGGGCAGCTCGATGTAGACGGACTGGGTGGCGACCGGCCCCACCAGCTCGTCCAGGCCCTGGATCCGGGTGAGCAGATTGGCCTTGCAGGGCAGCGTCGGGGCGTCGAGCAGCAGGCCCGGGAGCACGGAGCCGGTGGCCCGGGCGGCGGGCCCGGTCAGGAAGCTCCGGAGTGCGGCCAGCAGCACGGCCTCGTCGGCGAGGCGCTGCGAGCCGAGGGCGCCGACCAGGCCGAGGACGTGGTTGATGCCCAGGTAGTAGGCGAAGTGGTGGTCGATCACCGGGTCGTCGAGGAAGGTGTCGCTGCGCGCGCCGAGGCCGGGCAGCCGGGCGGTGAGCCGGTCGGTGGCGCTCCGCCGGTAGTAGTAGCCCTGGTTGTCGCGGTAGCGGCCGCCGTTGGGCCAGCCGTCGGCGTCGAGCAGGACGAGGCTGTTCTGCTGGTGCGCCTCCAGCGCGATGCCGGCCTGTCCGTCCAGCCAGAGCACGGGCAGGACGACGGCGTCCAGGTAGCGCAGGAACCATTCGGCCGCCACGGTGGGCAGCGGCCGTCCGGTGCGGGCGGCGAGCGTCCGGAGCAGGTCGCCGAGCCGGGACGGGACGCGCCCGGCCTCCTCGCCGGTCCCCGCCGGGTGGGGCCGCTCGGCGACCAGACCGGCCACGCAGTGGGCGCGGTCGCCGGGGGCGAAGGGCTGGGCGCGCAGCACGGTGTCGAAGCCGCCGGGGTCGCCGAGACCGGGGTGGTCGACGCCGATCCAGGCGGGGTCGCGGACGATGTCGAAGCCGGGGTGGGCGGCCCGCCACTCGGCGCCGAGGCCGCTCTCCAGCAGCCGGTGCATCTCCAGGCCCCGGTGGAGCTCCTTGCGGAGGTTCTCCCGGCGGGAGTTGGTGATCCGCAGGCCGAGCGAGAGCTTCAGCATCCAGGGGGTGCCGGGCCGGTAGACGGTGCGCACCGAGGAGGTCGGGTACCAGGCGGCGCCGGACGGGCCGAGGTCGTGCAGCCGGCCCTCGGCGAGCAGGGCGGCGACGGCCGGGCGGTGGGCCAGTTCGCGGGCCTGCCAGGGGTGCAGCGGCAGGGCGGCGGTGCCGGGCGGCAGCAGGGCGGGGTCGCCGAGCAGCTGGGCGGTGATCCGGTCGGCGCCCTCGGTGAGGGCGGAGCCGGCGGCGAGCAGTTCGCGGTCGACGGCGTACCAGTGCAGTTGGAAGGAGCCGTGCAGTTCGGGCGAGTAGGCGGCGCTCTGGGCGGGGCCGAGGCCGTCGCGGCTCTTGGGGGTGGGGTGCAGCGGGTGGCCGAGCAGCAGGGACTGCTCGGTGGCGAGGAACGCGGAGCGCTCGGGTCCGCCGGGCGCCGGGGCGGTGCCGGAGCGGTGGTGGGCGAGGATGTCGGCGGTGCGGACCACCGAGTCGGCGA comes from Streptomyces sp. TLI_053 and encodes:
- the nrdR gene encoding transcriptional regulator NrdR, producing MHCPFCRHSDSRVVDSRTTEDGSCIRRRRQCPDCGRRFTTVETAALMVIKRSGVTEPFSREKVISGVRKACQGRPVTEDALAQLGQRVEECVRATGNAELTTHDVGLAILGPLKELDVVAFLRFASVYQAYDGLEDFEAAIAELRAEQPATEADGACVPVAAAAP
- the lexA gene encoding transcriptional repressor LexA, whose translation is MDRSEDHRPLGPGISGVGRVPDQPIEHSPALDDAHPAPTRSAPGRPPGIRTDEAGLTERQRRVIEVIRDSVQRRGYPPSMREIGQAVGLSSTSSVAHQLMALERKGFLRRDPHRPRAYEVRGVEVARPNTAETAGRPSTSYVPLVGRIAAGGPILAEQTVEDVFPLPRQLVGEGELFALTVRGDSMIEAAICDGDWVTVRRQPVAENGDIVAAMIDGEATVKRLKREDGRIWLMPHNPAYEPINGDNATILGKVVAVLRRL
- a CDS encoding ATP-dependent DNA helicase, which translates into the protein MTNDSESQLPAEDADEAGSVADAPAEAVPRARVPELLHAAVASVGGVERPGQLRMAEAVADAVDHGEHLLVQAGTGTGKSLAYLVPALAHGDRVVVATATLALQRQLVERDLPRTVEALHPVLRRRPLFAMLKGRSNYLCLHRANEGTPSDEGEGLFDPVEALGGPAGKLGKEVLRLRDWADETETGDRDDMTPGVSDRAWAQLAVTSKECLGATRCAYGQECFAEKARERAKLADVVVTNHAMLAIDAIEGAPVLPEHGLLIIDEAHELVNRVTGAATAELTVGAVNRTVKRAARLANEKAVDALQAAAENYHGLMETAQPGRVEELPEYLAYAVTAIRDASRQVITSLGETRDKGLSDEDAVRKQAMAAAESLHETADRLLQDSEYDVVWIERSDRYGLGTASLRVAPLSVSGLLREGLYKERAVVLTSATLKLGGDFTGVAASVGLPSDARLPDVRTPGDNPEAAGEGMGDEPVPHWRGIDVGSPFKYSKQGILYVARHLADPGRDPERPDMLDELADLIGAAGGRTLGLFSSMRGAQTAAEAMRERLDQRILLQGEDTLGELIREFASDASTCLFGTLSLWQGVDVPGSACQLVVMDRIPFPRPDDPLMSARQKDVEQRGGNGFMAVAATHAALLMAQGAGRLVRAAEDRGVVAVLDPRVETKRYGGFFRSSMPEFWYTTDRNQVRRSLAAIDESAAPVRPVPKRG
- a CDS encoding IucA/IucC family siderophore biosynthesis protein, which codes for MPQPPAAEPPLYLPPQLTAGHWQRAGRALLAKMLGEFAYEELLAPTGTGEPDGWTLALPGAEYRFTARRGAYGSWLVDPGSVHCDDPAGLDPLRFLVHARHVLGLRGDTTGHLLRELTATLIADAHLLATGLTAAELADLGHTELEGRQGGHPWIVPNKGRIGFSAADAARWAPEARTPRPLPWIAVHRRLAEYRGVAGLADAELLYRRELDDPAALRAPLGAAADDYLLLPVHPWQWDETVVPLFAPWIASGEIVPLGTDGDLRLPQQSIRSFFNESHPERCTVKLPLAVLNTLVWRGLPTERTLAAPAVTAWIHGLRDADPFLREECRVVLLGEIASVTVDHPVYRDLPEAPYQYKELLGAIWREPLGPALAPGERGRTLAALLQTGRDGRPLAAELVARSGLAPAEWTGRLFAAMLPPLLHFLYRYGLVFSPHGENAVLVFDERDVPVRLAVKDFVDDVNLSDQDLPELRDLPAEVDAVLLREDPQGLCQFLHSGLFIGVYRYLAPLLEAGTGLAEAEFWALLRAEIHRYQGRFPELAERFALFDLFRPRIDRLCLNRNRLLLDGYGDRPHRPHAARHGTVPNPLAADGTGRVPRRRDRIVTPAP
- a CDS encoding SidA/IucD/PvdA family monooxygenase, which gives rise to MDTPASPSGPYDLLGIGIGPFNLSLAALAEPVPGLRTLFCDRRPEFRWHPGMLVDGARMQVPFLADLVSLVDPTSPWSFLNHLREEERLFPFYFTERFQLTRREYDHYCRWAAERLANCRFGTEVTALHWTGDRYRAELREPATGREHTVEARNVVLGVGTLPVRPAAFAALDGHPGVFHSADYLDRRDGLAGARDVTVVGSGQSGAEIFLDLLRRHDGDGVRLRWLTRTRALAPMEYSKLGLEHFTPDYTRYFHGLPGAVRDHLVEAQWQLHKAASAETLAEIHDQLYERTVGRPVGAAPVEITPGTEVTEARPGPCGGLELDCRHTDSGTAHLVRTDAVVLATGYRAAGPAALEPLAHLIDRDPAGRYRVDLDHRVATRPEVTGGLYVQNGELHTHGVGTPDLGLGAHRAAVILNAVTGRTVHRLPRRTAWTGFAPPAPPAPASAPPAPTTAGARPAAEAAPASSLPASSLPRPQEPTRAATAGR
- a CDS encoding GNAT family N-acetyltransferase, whose product is MSGPAAGTAGTGRAADDPAGWGAMTTVAGEFRLRRVRLPADLGLLTRWMNDPDVAAFWELAGPSAVTERHLRRQLDGDGSSLPCLGLLDDTPMSYWEVYRADLDPLAAHYPARPHDAGLHLLLGPAASRGRGLGTALLAALADRVLRERPRCERVVAEPDVRNRRSVRAFRRAGFRLAAELDLPDKRAALMIRDRTPHPA
- a CDS encoding IucA/IucC family protein — protein: MSDRLLHPDPAVAAEQAGVEALLRCWARETGAAPGPDGHLRIAVLGGAARLSAPVRHWSPAGWHRFGPATLGAGAAEDLHEAPVDAVTAAALLAAAAADRPDPGQIADLAARVADSVVRTADILAHHRSGTAPAPGGPERSAFLATEQSLLLGHPLHPTPKSRDGLGPAQSAAYSPELHGSFQLHWYAVDRELLAAGSALTEGADRITAQLLGDPALLPPGTAALPLHPWQARELAHRPAVAALLAEGRLHDLGPSGAAWYPTSSVRTVYRPGTPWMLKLSLGLRITNSRRENLRKELHRGLEMHRLLESGLGAEWRAAHPGFDIVRDPAWIGVDHPGLGDPGGFDTVLRAQPFAPGDRAHCVAGLVAERPHPAGTGEEAGRVPSRLGDLLRTLAARTGRPLPTVAAEWFLRYLDAVVLPVLWLDGQAGIALEAHQQNSLVLLDADGWPNGGRYRDNQGYYYRRSATDRLTARLPGLGARSDTFLDDPVIDHHFAYYLGINHVLGLVGALGSQRLADEAVLLAALRSFLTGPAARATGSVLPGLLLDAPTLPCKANLLTRIQGLDELVGPVATQSVYIELPNPVAGA